One Fundulus heteroclitus isolate FHET01 unplaced genomic scaffold, MU-UCD_Fhet_4.1 scaffold_42, whole genome shotgun sequence genomic window, ttatttctactgaggtcttcttcttcttctcataaaaatgtatgcgattttcttcttgcaactctcagccacgttcaaagtatacggtgagaatagcagctaacaccgaagctaactggatacataaacattagaagtccgcatgcgcagccagcaagcggaaactaacaaggaatgtgCACGCACATTGGCGTTACACAAGCGCTTCTTTATGACTGGCATGtggaacaaccaatagataagatgatctaTTGGTCAATAAAGGATCTTGTCCAacgacacaacgacagagacaatCAGAGAGAGGGTTTGAACTGGCAACCTACCGGACGGACACCCAGCTCCTGTGCCATTGTCACCCCAAAATGATCTTCTCAGTTCAGCCAGCTTGTATGCCATGGAGGAGGGGAAATGTGGACTCATTTCAGGAGTGGTGTGAACTACTATGTATAACTTCTGGTATTCCTGGATGGGATCGTATGAAAGCAAATGTTCTATACATATACAAATAAAAGATGGATCAAATTAATAAAGTGGTTGGGAGACTAAGCTTCAAAGACAAAACAGTATACAGCCTACATATCTTAAACCAATAGTCTCCCTGGAATCAAAAAGATATTTCTGATTTTGCTTCTCTGATAAAACACAATATGTACTGTTTGCTCAAATTTCCATCGTTCTCTCCTAGTCAGATGTGCGGTGTGAAAATAAGTTATTAACATGCGATTGCGTGTCAGAGATGAAAGGGTTCATTCATGCCGCATCACCAAATTATTTATAAACAGGAACTAATTCTTCTACAGTTGCTACTTCTGTATTGAGGAAGAGCGACACAGTCACTGTGAGAGCAGAAATGGAGCAGAAGGGAGATCCGCTGAACTGGAAATGTTTCTGCTGTTCCATCTGTCTGGATCTACCTAAGGACCCGGTCActattccctgtggacacagctactgtcTGAACTGTATTAAAACACATTGGGAAGAGGAAAAAAGCAACTGCTGCCCTCAGTGTCAGCAGACTTTCACACCGAGGCCTGTCCTGGAGAAGAACACCATGATGGCagctttagtggagcagctgaagaagactggactccaagctgctcctgctgatctctgctatgctggacctgaagatgtggcctgtgatttctgctctggaagaaaactgaaagccatcaagtcctgtttagtctgtctggtctctttctgtgagaaacaccttcagcctcattatgattcagctgcatttaagaaacacaagctggtggagccctccaagaacctccaggagaacatctgccATACTGATCGAAAGTGTCTCTGTTATCCTGGTCCCAGTGAAGAACATAAACCTCACGACACagtgtcagctgcagcagaaaggactgagaggcagagagagctggaggtgagacgagaaaacatccagcagagaatccaggacagagagaaagatgtgaagctgcttcaacaggagctggaggccatcaagcactctgctgataaaacagtggaggacagtgagaagatcttcactcagctgatccgtctcatccagaaaagaagctctgatgtgaagcagcagatcagatcccagcaggaaactgaagggagtcgagtcaaagagcttcaggagaagctggagcaggagatcactgagctgaagaggaaagacgctgagctgaagcagctctcagacacagaggatcacaaccagtttctccacaactacccctcactgtcagcactcagtgagtctacacactcatccagcatcaagatccgtcctctgagctactttgaggatgtgacagcagctgtgtcagagctcagagatcaactacaggacatcctgagagacgcatggacaaacatctcactgagactcactgaggtggatgttttactgtcagaaccagaaccaaagagcagagctggattcttgagatattcatgtgaaatcacactggatccaaacacagcacACGGTCGTCTGTTACTATCAGAGGGGAACAGGAAGGTGACTGCTTTGGATCAACCTCAGTCTTATTctagtcatccagacagattcactgCATGGTGGCAGGCTctgagtagagagagtctgactggacgttgttactgggaggtggagtggagagGGAGAGGAGTTTATATAGCTGTTGCATGCAAGAATATCAGCAGAGCAGGCTATGAATGTGGATTTGGTCGTAATGACAAATCCTGGGCATTAGATTGTCACCAAAAATGTTACACGTTTTGGTATAACAACACTGCAACCTCCATCTCAGTTCCTCAGTCCTCCagagtaggagtgtacctggatcacagagcaggtattctgtccttctacagcgtctctgaaaccatgactctcctccacagagtccagaccaccttcACTCAGCCGCTACATGCTGGGGTTTGGCTTTATATCTATGGAAACTCTGCAGAGTTCTGTAAACTTGAATAGATAATTGTTTTTTGCAGTCGCTGAATGTATTTACCGTTATAATGCATTTTTGTGTATTATTGTGATAAACCTACAAATCTAAACCAAGGTTTTTCTCCTACTCTGTTGTTTGAGGTTAAAAACTGTTCAATTTTCCCAATGAGTTATTATTTAACTGCTGTAACTGaaatataaatagataaaataatacatataataaTCAATATAGCATTCATATTCTAATGGTTgccttgttattttttaaacccATGTCTAATTTATTGTAAGAAGTTATGATAAGCATTGACAGCAAGTTTTAAGGTTATTTGGAAAATAAAGTCCTGGTCCCAAGAAAGAGGAGTCATGATGTCATATGTCCTGCAAATGTCCTTGAACGCCACTGTATAAATTCTATATTGCTCattgatatattaaagaattatttttgttctttgacaatgtgTGAGTTCacataaactaagagcaacatatactGTATGCTCATGCTCTGTTATTATGTTTCTCACATAAAACTGAGAACCACATGTGTGATTTTGTTATAACTtattttaacttgtggtgggaacttatgacaatgtgttgtgggaaagactgattcaacctctgtattccttattttgcttatatttgtattctgagtttgcaatgttattttgcttcacacactgctaagatgctgggaacgttttttgttttggaaacatgttttggaaacgggacgaacagATCAGATGGAAGAGAGAactggccactctcgctcccatctgatactttgtttatggGTATTTAAAGGAGGGTACCGCCCTCAGTTGACGAAGTCTGCCGTGGGTTTGTGGAAGCCCGGCTGCGTGTATGTTTTCTCTAAACCTGGACTGACCCGGCTTCCCAGTCTTAACACAAGggtaagagctgattctgagaatctgttgaacatcacgcctgtttgaaagcttgtcggCTTTGATGCCTGCTACTTTgctatattctgtggggaataatgaaGGACATAATTATTCTAGCAGAAATAGTGTTTGttaatgcttgctactttgctatattctgtggggaataatgaaGGACATAGTTATTCTAGTAGAAACAGTGTTTaagaagtgcttgctgtttgtttgctgtatcctgtggggaataataaaggGCATAATTATTCtagcagaaacagtgtttgagtccttatttgtgtgtTGCCGATCTCTTCCAAACCTGAATAAAGATTTCATAAAACACTCATACATATAAAAGCTtgctataacaaaataaaaaagccaagAAATACACAGTTTTTGTGCTTTCattgtaaattattttactaagcaaaaaaatctaatttaaaaaactgGAAAGTGATTCTTGGAAACCAGGTCTCTGCCTGTCCATTAACATATTATCATATTATTTCTGACTGCGTTTTATATTATGTGCACTATAAATCAGGTTTATAAGTtagctttttttggggggggggggggtttccggctctagtggctcgctttttctgaaagtaggctgacaggaagagggtgaaagagggggagagacatgtggcaaaggaccgtGGGTTGGAGtcaaacccgggtcgaccgcgttaaggactaaggcctccatacatgggttgCGCTACCCGCTGTGCCACAAGCGCACCCCATAAATTAGCTATATTCTTGTAAATTATAATTTGTTTCTAGACAGACctgcatgaatggatcaaatgaaacagatcccaaatgtgcaaataatactgaacaaagtaataaagtagttttaagttcttACActcattttttaaagaatgacgaactgcttttttattttattttattaaagagtcCCACTCATATAGAGTGCCTCAGTGCTCCATTCTTGGCCTCTTCTCTCGTTACCCCCTTTGGAGTCAGTTGTAAGAAACCAGTGTTTAGCCTTCTTTTTTAGGCAAAAGACATTCAGACTTTTATGacagtaaaaaggaaaatagttgctctaaaaataaatgtctcaAAAGCATTGCAGAAAGCATGTATGTCAACAAAGTTCATGTTGTTTTGGACCATTGAGCTCACTAACAGCAGTGTTGACATGGGACCTTAATGTAAGACTAGAGAATACGGTAATCTTAACTTTGATGCACAGTTAAAATTTGTGATCCTGTCCAGGTTTTTCAAACATAGTCATTtgactaaagattttaatctatgCTTTAATTACAATTTGCTTGGATTACTGCACTGCACTTTACTCTGGACTTAATAACACTCTAGTGGTTGgactgcagctcttccagaatgctgctgctcttcttttaacCGGCACCAGAAAATGAGAGCACGTTTCTCCAGTTTTAGAAGTGATTCATTGGCTactgtttcacatttaaattgattttattgttttttttttgtttttttttaaatatcttcatGGCCTTGCTTTCCAGTATGTCAGACCTGATCCATATGCACCTTCCCTCTCGTTTGCTCAGGTCTGCAGATACGTTTTTATTAGTCAACCGAAAAAGAAATCtggatctgcattttattttacattttgctggctttaatgttttattctgttttgtattACAATTTTTAGATTGTATAAA contains:
- the LOC118560345 gene encoding tripartite motif-containing protein 16-like, whose translation is YDSAAFKKHKLVEPSKNLQENICHTDRKCLCYPGPSEEHKPHDTVSAAAERTERQRELEVRRENIQQRIQDREKDVKLLQQELEAIKHSADKTVEDSEKIFTQLIRLIQKRSSDVKQQIRSQQETEGSRVKELQEKLEQEITELKRKDAELKQLSDTEDHNQFLHNYPSLSALSESTHSSSIKIRPLSYFEDVTAAVSELRDQLQDILRDAWTNISLRLTEVDVLLSEPEPKSRAGFLRYSCEITLDPNTAHGRLLLSEGNRKVTALDQPQSYSSHPDRFTAWWQALSRESLTGRCYWEVEWRGRGVYIAVACKNISRAGYECGFGRNDKSWALDCHQKCYTFWYNNTATSISVPQSSRVGVYLDHRAGILSFYSVSETMTLLHRVQTTFTQPLHAGVWLYIYGNSAEFCKLE